The nucleotide window GCACCGGGCAGCCCTGCCCGGTCTGCGGCGACACCATCCGCGAGGTCTCCTTCGCCGACTCCTCGCTGCAGTACTGCCCCACCTGCCAGACCGGCGGCAAGCCGCTGGCCGACCGCAGGCTCTCCCGCCTGCTGAAGTGATCCGCCGGAGGGTCTGGTACCGGCCGCCGCGGTGTGGCAGCCTCTCAGCGCCAGAGCATCCGCACCCTCCGGAGTCGCCCGATGACCCTCGCCGCGCCCAGCCACACCAGCGGTCCCACCGACACCCCCCTGCTGACCGACACCATCGGCGCCAACCTGCTGCGCGCGGTGGCCGGGTTCGGCGAGCGCGAGGTGCTGGTCGACGTCCCCAGCGGCCGCCGCTGGACCTACCGGCAGTTCGCTGCCGAGACCGAGGTACTGGCCCTGGGCCTGCTCGCGCTCGGCGTGCGGACCGGGGACCGGGTGGGCATCTGGGCGCCCAACTGCCCGGAGTGGATGCTGCTGCAGTACGCCACCGCCCGGATCGGCGCCGTGCTGGTGAACATCAACCCCAGCTACCGCACCCACGAACTGGAGTACGTGCTGCGCCAGTCGGGCATCCGCACGGTGGTCGCGATGCCCGTCTACAAGACCTCCGACTACGCCGGCATGCTCGCCGAGGCCGCGCCCAACTGCCCCGGGCTGCGCGAGGTGCTGCTGATCGGCGAGGAGTCCTGGGAGCGGGTGCTGAGGCTCGGTCAGCTGCGCGACCCGGCCGAACTGGCGGCCGTCGAGGCCGGACTGACGGCGGACGACCCGATCAACATCCAGTACACCTCGGGCACCACCGGCTTCCCCAAGGGCGCCACGCTCTCGCACCGCAACATCCTCAACAACGGCTACTTCGTCGCCGAGCTGTGCGGCTACACCGAGGCCGACCGGATCTGCGTGCCCGTGCCGTTCTACCACTGCTTCGGCATGGTGATGGGCAACCTGGCGGCCACCTCGCACGGCGCCTGCGTGGTGATCCCCGCGCCGTCCTTCGACCCCGCCGCCACCCTGGCCGCCGTCGCCGCCGAACGCTGCACCTCGCTCTACGGCGTGCCCACCATGTTCATCGCCGAGCTCAACGACCCCGGCTTCGCCGAGCACGACCTGTCCAGCCTGCGCACCGGCATCATGGCCGGCTCGCCCTGCCCGGCCGAGGTGATGAAGCAGGTCATCGAGCGGATGCACATGAGCGAGGTGGCCATCTGCTACGGGATGACCGAGACCTCCCCGGTCTCCACCCAGACCCGCGGCGACGACACCTTCGAGCAGCGGATCAGCACCGTCGGCCGGGTCGGGCCGCACCTGGAGGTCAAGGTGGTGGACCCGGTCACCGGCGCCACCGTGCCGCGCGGCAGCGCCGGCGAACTCTGCACCAAGGGCTACTCGGTGATGCTCGGCTACTGGGAGGAGCCGGCGCGGACCGCCGAGGCGATCGACGCCGAGGGCTGGATGCACACCGGCGACCTGGCCGTGATGGACCAGGACGGCTTCCTCGCCATCACCGGCCGGATCAAGGACATGGTGATCCGCGGCGGCGAGAACATCTACCCCCGGGAGATCGAGGAGTTCCTGCTCACCCATCCCGACGTGGTGGACGCCCAGGTGATCGGCGTGCCGGACGAGAAGTACGGCGAGGAGCTGATGGCCTGGATCGTGCTGCGCCCCGCCGCCGAACCGCTCACCGCCGAGGCCCTGCGGGCCTTCTGCACCGGTCGGCTCGCGCACTACAAGATCCCGCGCCACGTGCACCTGGTCGACGGGTTCCCGATGACCGTCACCGGCAAGGTCCGCAAGGTGGAGATGCGCGAGCAGGCGGTGCGGCTGCTCGCGCCCTGAGTCACTCCTTCGCGAGCTTGGCCGCCACCGCCGGCGGCACCGGCTCGTAGCGCAGCGGGGTGCGGGTGAAGGAGCCCGTGCCGTGGGTCAGCGCGCGCAGGTCGACCGCGTACCGGGTCAGCTCCAGCTCGGGCACCTCCGCCCGCAGCAGGCTGCGGCCCGGTCCGGCCGGCTCGGTGCCCAGCACCCGCGCCCGACGGACCGACAGGTCGCTGAAGACCGCGCCCTGGTACTCGTCCGCCACCAGCACCCCCACCTCGGCCACCGGCTCCAGCAGCCGCAGCCGGGCCTGCGCCGCGGCGTCCCGCAGGGCCAGCGCCGCGGCCGACTGGAAGGCCGCGTCGGAGGAGTCCACCGAGTGGGCCTTGCCGTCCACCAGGGTGACCCGGACGTCCACCAGCGGGCGCCCGCCGCCCACCCCCTGCTCCAACTGCGCCCGCACCCCCTTCTCCACCGAGGGCACGAAGTGCCGCGGCACCGCGCCGCCCACCACCTTGTCCACGAACTCGACGCCGGCGCCGCCCGGCAGCGGCTCCACCAGCAGCTCGCAGATCGCGTACTGGCCGTGCCCGCCGGACTGCTTGACCAGTCGGCCGTGCCCGGTGGCCGGCCCGCCGAAGGTCTCCCGCAGCGCCACCCGGTACGGCACCTGGTCCACCTGCACGCCGTGCTGCCCGGCCAACTGCTCCAGCACCACGCCCGCGTGCGCCTCGCCGGTGCACCAGAGCACCAGCTGGCCGGTGTCCGGGTTCTGCTCCAGCCGCACCGTCGGGTCCTGGGCGGTCAGCCGGGTCAGGCCCTGGGACAGCTTGTCCTCGTCGCTGCGGCTGCGGGCCTCGATCGCCACCGGCAGCAGCGGCTCGGGCAGCTGCCAGGGCGTCAGGACCGTCGCGCCGTCCGGCTCCGCCAGGGTGTCGCCGACCCGGGCCGAGGTCAGCTTGCCGACACAGACCAGGTCACCCGCGAGGGCCTGGTCCACCGGGCGCTGCTGCTTGCCGAACGGGCTGGTCAGCGCGGCCGAGCGCTCCTCGGCGACGACACCGTCGGCACCGGCCGCGCGCAGCACCCGGTCGGGCTGCAGGGTGCCGCTGAAGACCCGGACCAGGCTCAGCCGGCCGACGTACGGATCCCCGGTGTTCTGCACCACCTGGGCGACCAGCGGGCCGGCCGGGTCGCCGGCCGGGGCGGTCAGCGGCTCTGTGCCGTTCAGGGATTCCGGGACCGGGCGGTCCGGCGGGGCCGGGAAGGCGGAGACGATCAGGTCCAGCAGGTCCACCGCGCCGGTGCCGTCCTCGGTCAGCGGCAGCACCGGGTGGATCGCGTCGTGCAGCACCGCGCCGCGCAGGCCGCGGGTCAGCGCGCCCTGGTCCAGCTCCTCGCCGCCCAGGTAGCGCTCCAGCAGCTCGTCGTCCTCGCCGGCGATCGCCTCCACCAGCCGCTCCCGGGCCGGGCCGGTCGGCGGCAGCGGCTCGGCCCGGCCGTGCGTCTCGCCGGAGATCAGCTCGACCGTGCCGCGCACCCGGCCCTCGCTGCGCACCGGCAGGTCCAGCGGCTGCACGGCGTCCGCCCGGCCGTCGGCGAAGGCCTGCTGACAGACCGCCAGCACCTCGTCGAAGTCGGCCCGGGCCGCGTCCATGTGGGTGACGGCGATGACCCGGGGCAGGCCCGCGTCGGCGCACTCCTGCCAGAGCGCCAGCACGGGCCCGGTCACCGGGTCGGTCGCCGAGACCACGAAGACGGCGGCGTCGGCGGCCCGCAACCCGGCCCGCAGCTCGCCCAGGAAGTCGGCGTGGCCCGGTGGGTCGATCAGGTTGATCTTGACGCCCTGCCACTCCAGCGGAACCAGCGAGAGCCGCACCGAGTGCTGGCGGCGCTGCTCGATCTCCTCGTGGTCGGAGACGGTGCTGCCGTCGGCGACCCGGCCGGCCCGGGTCAGCGCGCCCGCCGCCAGGGCCAGCGACTCGGTCAGCGTGGTCTTGCCCGAGCCGCTCACCCCGACCAGCACCACGTTGCGCAGGTGCTGGGGATCCGCCACGGCCGGGGCCCGGCCGGCGGCCCCCTGGTGGGCGGCGGCTCGCTCGGACATCGCGGATCTCCTCGGGTGTGCTGGGCTGACGGGGCGTCGGGTGCTGGATGCTGGGCTCGGGTGCTGGTGCTGGTGCTGGTGCTGGTGCTGGTTCGAGCTTGGCACCGGGGGCGGCGGCGGGCCATCGGGGTGGGGCGTCCGGGGGCACGTGGCTGGTGGACCGTCAGTTGAGGAGCCGTCAGTGGCGGTTTACCCCTGCCGCCGGGCCCCGGCCAGCGCGACGGCGGCGAGCAGGGCCAGCGCGGTGGCCGTGATCAGCGCCCACCAGGCGTGCCGGAAGGCGTCGAGCGCCTGGGCGGCCGAGTGCGGGGTGCCGAGCAGGCTGACCACGACCGCCACGCCCACCACCGAGCCGACCTGACGGCCCATCGTGGTGACCGCCGAGCCGGTGGCGAACCGGGTCGGCGGCAGCGCCGTGGCGGCGGCACCGATCAGCGTGGGCAGGGCCAGGCCGACACCGACGCCGGTGAGCAGCATGCCGGGCAGCAGCTCGGCGGCGTAGCCGGGCGCGGTGCCGATCGCCGCCACCCACCAGCCGAGGCCGGCGCCGAAGGCCAGCAGCCCGAGCGCGGCCAACCACCCGGCGCCGAACCGGCGCAGCAGCGGGGCGGCGGTCAGCGTGATCGGCGGCACCAGCAGCGGGCCGGGCGCCACCGCGAGGCCGGTGCGCAGCGCCGAGTAGCCCCACACCTGCTGGCACCAGAGCACCGAGGTGAGCAGCATCCCGGCGAAGGCCACGGTGAAGAGCAGCGCGGTGGCGTTGGCCGCGGCGAAGACCGGCACCCGCAGCAGCGGCAGCTCGACCACCGGCGCGCGGTGGCGGGCCGAGCGCCACAGGAAGCCGGCCACCAGGGCGGCGGCGCCGGCCAGGCTGCCGAGCACCCGGGCCGAGGCCCAGCCCCAGTTGTCGGAACGCACCAGGCCGACGGCGAGCAGGCCGATCGCGGCGGTCAGCAGCAGCGCGCCGAGCAGGTCGGGCCAGGGCTCCTCGGCCCGCCCGCGCAGCCGGGGCAGCACCCGTCGGCCGGCCACCAGTCCGGCCGCGCCGACCGGCAGGTTGACCAGGAACACCCAGCGCCAGTCGGCCTCGACCAGCAGGCCGCCGAGCACCGGGCCGAGCCCCGCCGCGATGCCGCCGATCGACGCCCAGGCGCGCACCGCGCCCGTGCGGCGTTCGGGGGCGGTGGCGTCCAGCAGCAGGGCGAGCGAGGTGGGCATCAACAGGGCGGCCCCGAGGGCCTGCAGCAGCCGGGCGCCGACCAGCCAGCCGACGCCGGGCGCCAGCGCGCAGAGCGCGGAGGAGCCGGTGAACAGCGCCAGGCCGGCCAGGAAGCCGGTCCGGTGGCCGAGCCGGTCGGCGAGCCGTCCGGCCGGGACCAGCAGGGCGGCGAAGACGATGGCGTAGCCGTTCAGCACCCAGGAGAGGGCGGACAGGGTGCTGCCCCGGAAGTGCTGGTTCATCGCCGGCAGCGCGACGTTGACGATGAAGAGGTCGAGGTTGGCGACGAAGACTGCGGTGGCGACGACCAGCAGCACGGAGCGCGGGGTGCCGGGGGTGGGGGGAGTGGTGCCGGGGGTGGGGGTGCTTTGGGTGGTGGGGGTGCTGGAGCTGTCGGCAGAGGGCCGGACCGGTGGGTCGGCTATAGGGTTTGATTCTCCAACTGAGTGCATGGCCGCACGCTAGCGGGAGTGGGTTTGGAATCGCAACCCACTGGCGGCGGACGCTCGGGGGGATGGGCCGGAGAAGGCCTGATCGTGGGTTCGGATGCGGCCGGCGGGCCGGATTCACCCCAAGGGGTGATTGCCGGGGTGCCCCATCTGGCGAAATCATGGAACCGGCCGTATACGCAGCAGGACCGATGGCTGCACTGCAGCACGAATGGGGGCAGCCGATGGGAGCTGGGCGGCGGGGGCGCAGGCAGCGCGGGGCGGTGGTGGTCGGATGACCATCCGTGAGACGACCGGCGCGGCCGGGGTGTTCGGAGTTCTCGGCGCACCAGGCGTGCCAGGGGTGACCGGCGAGGTCGGCGCAACTGGTGTGCCCAGTGGGACTGGTGCGACCCGCATGACCTGTCTGACCAGTGTGACTGGTGCGACCGGCCCGTCCGACGTGACCGCGGGGATCGCGGTCCCAGTGCGTTACGGGCTGCGCGAGCGGCGCGCCGTCGCCGCCGGGCGCGGCCGCCGTGCCGTCCGCGGCGCCGTCCGCGAGAAACCCGGCCGGGGCCGGTCCGCCGGGGCGGGCGTCTAGGCCATGGGCGGAGCCTGGGGGACCGCGGACGGTCCCTGGGTCGGCCGTGGTTCCCCGGCCCACCCGATCGGCTGGCGGCTGCGCACCGGCGTCCGACTCACCGAGGACGGGGCGTGCGACCCGCCCGTGCTGCTCCATCCCGAGGGCGTGCTGCTGTTGAACGAGCGGTCCGCCGCCGTGCTGCGGCTCTGCGACGGCTCCCGGGGCGCCGGCGCGATCACGGCGGCGCTGAGCGCGGAGTTCGCCGAGGTGGCCGCCGAGCAGGTGCTCGCCTTCCTCGCCGGGATAGCCGAACAGGGGCTGATCGAGGGCGTCTGCCTGGGCGAGCGGGGCGGTGGCTGAGTCGCCCGTGGTGGCGTTCGCAGATGACGGTCCGTCAGCTGACCGTCACTCGGTTCCACCGCTCGCGGCGCTCCGCCGCATCCGCAGCAGCGCCCGCCCGCCGGCCAGGTCGATCCCGTGCCGGGCCGGCGCGCCGTCGTGCTCGTCCTCCCGCAGCACCAGTTCGACCTGCCGCTGCTCCAGCTGGATCCGCTTGCCGGGGTAGAGCAGTGCGTGCAGTTCCTCGGTGGCGCCCGCTGCCGCTCCGCGCTCCGCCGCCGGCCGCGCGCGGGCCAGCACCCGCCGGGCCAGGCCAGCGAGCAGGGCGAACGCCGTGACCAGGGCCGGGATCAGCAGGCCGCCCACGGTGCCGAAGAGCATGCTCATGGCCCGGACAACGTCTGTGCGGTGCCGCCGAGTTCCCGGCAAGGGCGGTCAACGGCGCACCGGCAGCGCCCGGTTCGGCGGGTGCGCCCGTCCGAAGGAGTGGTCACCGCCCGGACCGGGCACCATGACAGACGTGAGCAACGACCTGTTCGCCGCAGGTGACACGGCCATTCGCCGCGATGTGCACATGGGGCGGGTGTGGACGGCGATGCCGCAACGCGTCCTCGACGACACCGGCGCCGTGCTGACCCTCGCCTACTGGCCGGGCATCGTCGGCCTCGCCCCCATCACCTGGATCGCCGCCCACCGCACCGGCGACAACGCCATGCGGGCCCGCGGCCTGACCGATCTCGCGGGCGGGCGCTGGCAGTTGGCGCCCTACTACTGGGAGCACACCGAGCTCCTCTCGTACTTCCTGACCGGCGAGCACTTCAGCGTGCACTGCTTCCAGTCCGCCGGCACGCACCAACCCCTGCGCTGGTACGTCAACTTCGAGCTCCCGTTCGTCCGCCGCCGGGGCCTGGGCATCGACACCCTCGACCTCTGCCTGGACCTGCTGGCCACCCCCGACCTGGGATCCTGGTGGTGGAAGGACGAGCAGGAGTACGCCCAGGTCCGCCGCCTCGGCATGGTCGACGACGCGCTGGACCGCCAGGTCGCCACCGCCCGCTCCCGCGCCCTGGCCCTGCTGGAGGACCGCGCCGGCCCGTTCGCCCGGGGCTGGCCCCGCTGGTCGCCCGACCCCGACTGGCCCCTCCCGGAACTCCCCGCCGACACGCGCTGGTGAGGGCGCGCCGCCACGGCGGCCTCCAGCACGTGGTGCGCGCCCAGCGCGTTGACCTCCAGCAGCTGCGGCAGCGGCGCCTCGTCGGCGATCCCGCCGAGGTGCAGCACCGCGTCCACCCCGGCCAGCGCCGCCTCGACCGCGCCCTGGCCCCGGAGGTCGGCGAGCCTGACCTCCTCCTCGGGCGCCTCGGCCGCCGTCGGCGCCCGGTCGACCAGCACAAGTCGCTCGCGCCGTTGTCCGACGGTACGTCAACTCTCGTGCCCACGACGGTGGGCCCACTGCTCGCGGGCCGTGGCCCACTTCAACCGGGCCTGGGCCAGCACCTTCTGCCACTGCCGGCGCACCTCGTCGTCGGCCGGTCGCTCGCCGCGGCCGATCCGGTCCAGCTCGTCGCGCACCTCGCGGCCCGCGGCGGCGGCGGCGACCAGCACCAGCATCATCCCGAACAGCGCCGTGAGCAGGGCGAAGACGGCGCCGATCGCGCCGTACCGGTTGGCGGAGGAGTCGAAGACCCGGGGCAGGTACACGCTGGTGGCGACGGAGTAGCCGGCCTCGGCGACCGCGCCGATGGCGGCGAACGGCAGCAGCTGCGCCAGGCCGGTCCGCTTCGCGGTGAGCGTCCGGCCGCTCCAGAGCAGGAACAGGCAGGAGAGCGGGGCCTGCACCGTCGCCGCCAGCAGCCCCAACGGCCCGGCGCCGAGCAGCGCGAAGACCCAGCTGCTCAGCGCCAGGTAGCCGACCAGCACGAGGGCCCAGCGCAGCCCGTTGAGCGTGTTGCGCACGCTGAGCGGGGGCAGCTCCCAGGCCTGTTCGTAGAGCCGCTGCACCGCGCGGGAGAAGCTCAGCACCGAGACGAGCAGGAAGACGACGCCGAACACGCCCACCCCGGCGGTGGTGTCCGCGTCGGGGGAGAAGACGTAGCTGACGGCCTGCGCGCCGCCGCCGGTCAGGTGGTAGCGGTGGATGATCCGCTGGGCGGTGTCGGGGAAGCCGAAGTGCTTCAGCAGGACGCCCGCGATGAGCGAGAGCGGGACCACCGCCGACAGGGCGCTGGAGGCC belongs to Kitasatospora viridis and includes:
- a CDS encoding elongation factor G-like protein EF-G2; this translates as MSERAAAHQGAAGRAPAVADPQHLRNVVLVGVSGSGKTTLTESLALAAGALTRAGRVADGSTVSDHEEIEQRRQHSVRLSLVPLEWQGVKINLIDPPGHADFLGELRAGLRAADAAVFVVSATDPVTGPVLALWQECADAGLPRVIAVTHMDAARADFDEVLAVCQQAFADGRADAVQPLDLPVRSEGRVRGTVELISGETHGRAEPLPPTGPARERLVEAIAGEDDELLERYLGGEELDQGALTRGLRGAVLHDAIHPVLPLTEDGTGAVDLLDLIVSAFPAPPDRPVPESLNGTEPLTAPAGDPAGPLVAQVVQNTGDPYVGRLSLVRVFSGTLQPDRVLRAAGADGVVAEERSAALTSPFGKQQRPVDQALAGDLVCVGKLTSARVGDTLAEPDGATVLTPWQLPEPLLPVAIEARSRSDEDKLSQGLTRLTAQDPTVRLEQNPDTGQLVLWCTGEAHAGVVLEQLAGQHGVQVDQVPYRVALRETFGGPATGHGRLVKQSGGHGQYAICELLVEPLPGGAGVEFVDKVVGGAVPRHFVPSVEKGVRAQLEQGVGGGRPLVDVRVTLVDGKAHSVDSSDAAFQSAAALALRDAAAQARLRLLEPVAEVGVLVADEYQGAVFSDLSVRRARVLGTEPAGPGRSLLRAEVPELELTRYAVDLRALTHGTGSFTRTPLRYEPVPPAVAAKLAKE
- a CDS encoding YihY/virulence factor BrkB family protein, which codes for MGNRTVGINKERIVRALTFWLRPAFALRVVNRFQRLVGFDRSMALASSALSAVVPLSLIAGVLLKHFGFPDTAQRIIHRYHLTGGGAQAVSYVFSPDADTTAGVGVFGVVFLLVSVLSFSRAVQRLYEQAWELPPLSVRNTLNGLRWALVLVGYLALSSWVFALLGAGPLGLLAATVQAPLSCLFLLWSGRTLTAKRTGLAQLLPFAAIGAVAEAGYSVATSVYLPRVFDSSANRYGAIGAVFALLTALFGMMLVLVAAAAAGREVRDELDRIGRGERPADDEVRRQWQKVLAQARLKWATAREQWAHRRGHES
- the pqqD gene encoding pyrroloquinoline quinone biosynthesis peptide chaperone PqqD → MGGAWGTADGPWVGRGSPAHPIGWRLRTGVRLTEDGACDPPVLLHPEGVLLLNERSAAVLRLCDGSRGAGAITAALSAEFAEVAAEQVLAFLAGIAEQGLIEGVCLGERGGG
- a CDS encoding MFS transporter — translated: MLLVVATAVFVANLDLFIVNVALPAMNQHFRGSTLSALSWVLNGYAIVFAALLVPAGRLADRLGHRTGFLAGLALFTGSSALCALAPGVGWLVGARLLQALGAALLMPTSLALLLDATAPERRTGAVRAWASIGGIAAGLGPVLGGLLVEADWRWVFLVNLPVGAAGLVAGRRVLPRLRGRAEEPWPDLLGALLLTAAIGLLAVGLVRSDNWGWASARVLGSLAGAAALVAGFLWRSARHRAPVVELPLLRVPVFAAANATALLFTVAFAGMLLTSVLWCQQVWGYSALRTGLAVAPGPLLVPPITLTAAPLLRRFGAGWLAALGLLAFGAGLGWWVAAIGTAPGYAAELLPGMLLTGVGVGLALPTLIGAAATALPPTRFATGSAVTTMGRQVGSVVGVAVVVSLLGTPHSAAQALDAFRHAWWALITATALALLAAVALAGARRQG
- a CDS encoding AMP-binding protein, producing MTLAAPSHTSGPTDTPLLTDTIGANLLRAVAGFGEREVLVDVPSGRRWTYRQFAAETEVLALGLLALGVRTGDRVGIWAPNCPEWMLLQYATARIGAVLVNINPSYRTHELEYVLRQSGIRTVVAMPVYKTSDYAGMLAEAAPNCPGLREVLLIGEESWERVLRLGQLRDPAELAAVEAGLTADDPINIQYTSGTTGFPKGATLSHRNILNNGYFVAELCGYTEADRICVPVPFYHCFGMVMGNLAATSHGACVVIPAPSFDPAATLAAVAAERCTSLYGVPTMFIAELNDPGFAEHDLSSLRTGIMAGSPCPAEVMKQVIERMHMSEVAICYGMTETSPVSTQTRGDDTFEQRISTVGRVGPHLEVKVVDPVTGATVPRGSAGELCTKGYSVMLGYWEEPARTAEAIDAEGWMHTGDLAVMDQDGFLAITGRIKDMVIRGGENIYPREIEEFLLTHPDVVDAQVIGVPDEKYGEELMAWIVLRPAAEPLTAEALRAFCTGRLAHYKIPRHVHLVDGFPMTVTGKVRKVEMREQAVRLLAP
- a CDS encoding DUF402 domain-containing protein, coding for MSNDLFAAGDTAIRRDVHMGRVWTAMPQRVLDDTGAVLTLAYWPGIVGLAPITWIAAHRTGDNAMRARGLTDLAGGRWQLAPYYWEHTELLSYFLTGEHFSVHCFQSAGTHQPLRWYVNFELPFVRRRGLGIDTLDLCLDLLATPDLGSWWWKDEQEYAQVRRLGMVDDALDRQVATARSRALALLEDRAGPFARGWPRWSPDPDWPLPELPADTRW
- a CDS encoding DUF6191 domain-containing protein, with translation MSMLFGTVGGLLIPALVTAFALLAGLARRVLARARPAAERGAAAGATEELHALLYPGKRIQLEQRQVELVLREDEHDGAPARHGIDLAGGRALLRMRRSAASGGTE